The Corythoichthys intestinalis isolate RoL2023-P3 chromosome 1, ASM3026506v1, whole genome shotgun sequence genomic interval tatcgctttcaatggcagccaattaattaataaatcacGCTGTTATCCTCCATTTTACTTGAAATTTTGCAGAAACCAGTATTAACAACCACaaaaaattttttctttattggcCTGTGACAATATTTCCCGAACCAGCagtgccattaaaaaaaaaaaaaaaaaatctaaagtgCTACTTGAAAACTGTACACAATAAACATTCAAAATAAATCAAAGCTTGCTAAAGTCAAAAGcagaaatgctttttttttttttttttttttttaataatttatttttatgtttaacCAAACAGTCTAGCGAGAACACCAGTGCATAACCTTTTCTCTGTCTGCAAATAAAGCTTAATCATTTCTTTTTCCAGCTTACAGTCAAAAAACGTGAACAAAATCAACAAATTATACAACTAGATCCAGTCTAGGTGCTCTCAAAAGGGAGATTTCCAGGCCCCGGCCGGCTTGGACGCTTACATTACCTGAGTGACGATGGtatattgttcaagtcatgaagTTGgacaaagaggctccaaaggttCCTGACTCATGGTAGACTGTGACGCGGGCAAACGGCAAACCTTGGCGGGGGATTCTTTCATCCTCACTGCGTGCTTGCGCATCCAGTCCAGCATGAAAAACCTCAGCATCAGTAGGAAacctgaaaggaaaaaaaaaatgttaggttCAGGGCAcgttattaaattaaaaacaaaaacatttgactGAAACTTTATCTGTTctttagccctcccagtcaacatgAGTGCCCTACAACGACTAAaactaaaatataaaaaaaattttcatttttgttttttctgattTTGGTGGGGTcagattttaattttaatttcgtTTTTTGGGGGTTGCAGTTTTTGTGGTTTTGTTGAACCAAAATAcctagtttttgttttgttttgtggttTTTGTGTTTCTTGCAGTTGTTCCAATTTTGCCCAATTTTTTCCGCGTTTGGCATGTTTGTTGCTCATTGACCCCCTCccagtctagcgccgtcaatggtagccaatggggacgtgccatcttaggcacaccccgattcaattcaattacgattcagggtgctatgattcgattattgaacaatGATtactattagggttgttccgatcatgttttttttgctcccgatccgatcccaatcgttttagtttgagtatttgccgatcccgatatttcccgatccgattgctttttttttgctcccgattcaattccaatcattcccgataatttttcccgatcatatacattttggcaatgcattaagaaaaaaatgaataaaactcggacgaatatatacattcaacatacagtacataagtactgtatttgattattatggcaataaatactcaagatggcatttacattattaacattctttctgtgagagggatccacggatagaaagacttgtgactttgtatatagtgactaaatattgccatctagtgtatttgttgagctttcagtaaatgatactgtagccatgcccaaatgcatgatgggaagtggaaccatgactgtgcgtagtgctaccaattgatatatcttctctgcgttgggaaataacataaggtgttaagaaaaagatcaattgctaccttgcttccccacattgcttcccacgatatttctaatcttagggggagggattgtaaggctttagccaattaagaaaaggctccaaaggctgccaaaattcactctactcattttacgctgcctttcatctctctatataggtaaaatggcgccattacagattgagcgtgacaatgcgtgagtgggtcgtgcagcgcatgcattaagttaaatattttaacgtgatacattttttaaaaaattaattaccgctgttattgggataaatttgataaccctaccttaagcctaaactaaagactctggatgagtgtaacatattatgtctgtaacattaaatacaattagaaaacaatctaattaaaatatatatatatatattaaaaaaaggcatggccgatatttttttgccgattcagatactttgaaaatgacgtgatcggacccgattgatcggcatcccgatcgatcgggacatctctaattactaTATTGACGATGATCCAGTTTATCACGATTATCTATGCATCgtgcattactaattaataaagtagccaaataaATTTATgtcctttatttaaaatatcctaatgattcaacaggaatgatggaaacatgcctatacaacaaAAACCTTCCCTTAAactcttttattaaaaaaaacaaaaaaaaaacaaaaaaaaaatgcaaaaacattaaccattttaaaggcagtacttatttctcaacatgcccaATGCCCATACAACACACAGTTGACCTTGAGATACTCTTTTtgacaagaaggtgcaaaaacattagttgtttcaaaggcagtacttattttcccaaagaatacaataaaatttacactggtaaaatgaattccacattttctggaattaaagtgtctttagaaataagcctttttttaatcaacatactttgttttcacagatttctgtactatttcgcatgtttgtcgtgttaccgctgtacttaatcctggttttaaacgttctgcatctggaatAACTTATGTACACtaccaaacaacgcacaacttgacatggaaatGAAATCGCTGATTAGCATAGCACTCGacgctaactagtaacatctcaaaaacaacaccaATAAAGACTAAACAGTactagagggttcgtgtactcacctctgatagacggacacaggacttagcaaaacacaagggactttttccaattaacatgacttgaacctactgctggacaacttaaAGACAAGCAGCAACGAACCATATCTCTTCCCCtcgcgctctaaaaaataacttgcgcatatAGAGCGATCGCCTTGCCCCTGGCACtcactgcctgtctcatacacaaatttattttccagtcatttgaaaaggagtaaatctctcgctcagcaACCGGCAGCttacatcataacgttgtgtgtgcgtccgttaaaggtgtctgggcggcagacgtgttttgaatttcgttccgctacgagcggctgtcataaagttattagggaaaatcattgtttttaaacatttatgaatcgtaatccaaTCGtctcgtgtcgaatcgcgatgcatctaataatccatttttttgcactcccTATGAATGCCCTACAATGACTTAAAGTAAAATATCAATtaaaataccattttttgggtgattttttttttttttttttggtgaggttttgtttttgcagttttatgcatttttttttaggggggtgcattttttgtctgtttccccccccccccccgaatgtTCAGGGGTTTTTTTGtactttgtacttttttttttttttttgcagtttgtcACGGTTTTGCCAATTTCCCGCAGTTTGGCGTTTTTCTTGTTCAATTgcccccctcccagtcaaaaggaattggatgtctagcaccgtcgatggcagccaatgtgtgcCCTATTACGACTAAAACAAACCcaaatatcaaataaattaccaatttttttttttttttttttttttttttttttttttttttttttggtagaggGTCATTTTTTATGCGTGTATTTTTTCAGATTTGCCAattgtttttcagttttcacagttttttgtggtttttttgttgttgattttgagtgcaGTATTTTTTGCgttttccattttaaaaaatgtttggatTCATGGTTTTCAAGTGTTTAATTACGTTTTtggcgatttttttttctgggtttggtgggggagggttgcttGTTTTTTGGGATGTATTCGTTCTGAGCAACGCTAAGACAGTATACAAAGAATATGACGACTAGATTTAACAACAACAATCACTAATGCTTGAGGAAATTAATCATTGGCAGCTATTCTCTCTGGCATTCCCTACCACCAGCGACCCCTGCTGACGGATTTCCGTCATTACAATGGAGAACTAATACTCATAACATgagttcttgagactttttataACGTGAAATACCTTGGAAAGAATTGAGGATGCAAGAGAGGAAGAGGAAAAAGTCAGAGAAAGGTCCAAAGTCGAAGAAAGCGAGACCCCAGGTGGTTCCGAAGAGACAGCTGAGTCCCCAGATGCTGAGGAAGGCCACGCGGTTGTTTCGCCATTCGTCCCGGTTGCGAATCTCCCGGTAGACTAGCATGAGCATCACCAAGCCCGCCGACACTAGCATTGCCAAAACGGTGGTGTTGGTGAGGTGGTGAGCCAGCAAAGCCGTGGGGTTGAGCTTCATCCAACACCTGGTTAAAGAAAATAACCAATCACTAAAGGGTTTAAATAGGTCATCTTGACTGATTCTGAAGGCCTTGAGCAGATTACATTGCTGTGGCAACAAAGATGCTGAAATCTGATTGGGCAAAAAAAGGCGAATGATTGCATACACTGCTTGAAGTAGCAAAGCCAAGATAAACGTTTTTGGGAATGATTCTCatagatatatattttattttatttgacttttttttaaatcgtaaaTGTAAAATGTCTAAAATTTTAGTATTAattcacttttatttttaaattatgtctTATTTTTAAGATACTTTATTATTCCATTATCATTATTGTTGTTAAATATCTCAGGCTGTTAGAGATAATAATATAGACAATAGATATATTCTATCCAtaacacttttttaaattgcaaaTGTAAAATATATTTCAGTATTGATTCATTTGTATTTCAAATTTATGATTTCTTAGTtatgtcaacttttttgttttcattttatatttgattgcactttttttattttcaaatgtaacatgttttaaaattttagtattcattcatcttcatttttttaatctttaatttttttttttttttttaaatattcttttcttttacaaatatttttatattgatgttcaatatttttcttattcagtggtacctctacatacaaagttaattcgtttccGGACCTTgtttctcagtcaaaatggtcgtatgtcgagcaggattttctcatAGGAATACCGGTACATTATAAAtctgttaattcgttccacagtccaaaaacctgcaataaatccttcataaatactgctggtactattatgaATGGAAattgcacatagcaaaacaaataaatcataaataaaaattggaataatataataataattcctgtaataatgtaacaaatcaggttctaatgtggcggacgttttttttgctGTGCCTGAACGCACAgcatggctgacgtgacagagagggagcggtgagcttgagtttactTTCGTTTTCAATGTTTACTTGAGAACACAGTCAACTGCGGTAGGCGTTTTTAGTtggataagttgtgaaataaatgataaaaacgtgacgaagctggtgattttttgggcgatgttaccacaataataattgtcaccttaacttataaatatggcgaacggtggtcggtggaccgtggagatgtattgttgagccagttcacggatgcgcaccccacgctcatatttttctataatttgcatcatcatttcaatttttccttttttcttgtttcgccacccgtaccaacctttttgaaaccagtgttgatttctcacacaagaaaatccgccgtgtgttcgtctgcggtgctgtcatgtcgtcggatgtagaaacaaatggcgagtcaaattttacgtcgcatgttgaaaagatcgtgtgtcgaagcgatcgtatgtcgaggtaccactgtactaataTTTCTATTTAAATCCAATTCCCagcattttttgcattttttaaatttgcaaatgtgATATATATTTAAATCAATTTTAGTAATTGTTCAtccgtatttttattttattattttaaaatcatttgaaatatttttatattcttttgagaacaCTTTTATATAATTAGATAATACTTGTAATTTTGTATCTTTTAgtatctattttttgtatgtttttgttaATTAACTCATAAACTGCCAATAATGGCAATAGATGTTTATGgcgctgaaacatgatcattttgGAACGCCAAAGCTTACATCTTGAAGGGGTTCTCTTGGTCCTCACTTGGCACTACCTCCCTTAGGCCGTAGATGTCACCGACCCCCGCCAGGATGATGACGGGAACAGCGGGCAGGACTGAAATGCGATGACGGAGGGTTTCAAACATTATTCAACAATCTTACTGAACAGACACACTCACCGAAGCCGAGCAGGTTCCACACGCAGATGTTAGGAGCGGGTCTGAACACCACGTAGACCAGCCAGAATGTGTGAAATACTTCAATACCCATCCAGGAGAAGGCGCTGAGTAGGGCGTAATGAAGGCCAGCCCCCACCAGGACGCATAAATCCTGTCCTCCAGCGTTGGCCAGAATGCCAGTGAAGAAGAAGAGCAGGTGCAGAAACGTAAGAGACACGGCTAAACCCAAGTGGATAGGTGTGGCCGGATCCTTAGTTCGCCTGATAAGGAAAAGGAATTCGCAAACATTTCTTACAAAACACTTTTACCATCCTGTTTTAAAAACTAACCTTCTCCTGCAGAGGAAGACAATAAGTGCGATGCCGCTGATGAAAGAAACGGCGCAGCCCAGACATGTAATTGCAGTCAGAGCCACCAGGTGGCGCACAGGGCGAGGCTCCAGTTGCTGTTGCGAGATGAACGCTTGAGTACTCCAATATACAGAACGTGTAGGTCTCTACATTTGCATGTCTCACCACCAGTACTGTGAAGTAGGTCAGGTGATCGCAGAGGCATTCGGTATGTTTCGCTCCTTTCTGCTGCGTCCTGCAGCCCTCCTTCAACCACTTCACCTTCATGGGATCTACACGCACAAACGCAAGCAGAAAAAATGCACTTGCAGttgactttttaactgatatccGGATATTAGGGTTTCCCATACAGAtaacagattgtggcgcaccgccacataaaaataaaagccgggcaaaaaatcttttttaaaaattcccatTTTTCATGTTATGAAGCAATTTCGCCGCAGCACGACATGGCGGGGCTTTCTGTCGCCGATGCAGCCACCACCacgacagcttcaaaaaatccttggGGAAACCCTGCGATATTGTCCAGCTTCAAatatctgataccgatatcaaaccgataccaatGTTTACGGTCGTGGACTAATAATGATTAATTGTGTTgttatgccccactggatgctttaataatgatgatgctaacataacaaatcccaagcatcttagtttggagacatctagcggtcaataagcataactgctgtgctaagctgtgaccagcccttgtacagagGCAGTAGGCTTgttcattcactttgaaggcaacaagtATTTTTGCCCAAAACCAAGAATAAAAAACGATgttgatattatccgatatcattttaaaatgcttttatataATACTGTATCAGAAAAAAGGTAAATTTAAAAACTACTGCAATATTGACTTcataaaaaaactacaaatacattaaaaatcaTTGGGGGATATTAAAATACCATATTTTATGCGCTATAAAGCACATCGGAGTACAAGGCGCACCTTCTATGAATGgcttattttaaaactgttttaatatacagtggtacctcgacatacagtaCAATCGCATCGACATACAATTCTTTCGACatacgatgtaaaatttgactcgttatttgtctcgacatacgaTGCGATACGAACATTTATGACAGTGTTTCATTGTTTTTCTGGAAGATGGACACATGGTGGATTTTcttttgagagaaatcaacatgggtccaaagaaggttagtgcaggtggtgaaaaaggaaaaaggtgaaggtTACCAATGAAATTAAAGAAGGAAATGAtcaaaaaaatatgagcgtggtgtgcgggtgagtgaatgtgaatgtgagtgaggtcctccgacctccgttcgccagggtaggtgacaataaaaacgcatttttaattctgatttattattattattattattatcattggaacatcagcaaggaagtcgccagcttcgtaaagttttcaatcatttatttctgaacttgtgcaacacaacacggctactgtccgccgtagccgacgcctacaacaacataaaaaaagtaaaaacttcccactctaATGCACCTTTTCTCTCTCTCATCAGTCacatggtgcgttcaggaacagcatgcaaaatacaacctccacattagaacccgatttgttacattattattattatttatccgatttgtattcataatttatttgttttgctatgtgtaattttatccgcagtaccgtatttttcggactataagtcgcaccggagtataagtcgcaccagccataaaatgcccaacgaagaggaaaaaaacatatataagtcacaccgaagtataagtcgcatttggggggtaatttacttgataaaatccaacacatagaacagatatgtcatcttgaaaggcaatttaaattaaaaatacaatagagaacaacatgctgaataagtgtacagtatgataatgttacatgatgcatgaacaacgaaatgcgaacgtggccgtatgttaatgtaacataggtactaagagttattcagataactatagcataaagaacatgctaacaagtttaccaaatcatcagtgtcactccaaaataccaaaataacatgtgaaatgatataataatgtgttaataatttcacacataaattgctccagagtataagtcgcacccccagccaatctaggaaaaaaactgcgacttatagtccaaaaaatacagtatttattcaggatttagtgtaggttttcgggctgtggaacgaaataatcgaattacaatgtattcttatgggaaaatccaattcaacataaaccatttcgacttacaaaccaggtcctggtacGAATAAAatacgtatgtagaggtaccactgtatagaccccactcacctacgtcacaaaatgacgtgtcgctgtatccggccgccatattgtacctattttttagacctattctcattgttttcaattagtcgtgcaagttatacagcaattcatggaagccccggtgttatctgacgccgtaaactcattggatgcgttgcataaaaggcgttacgtggaaaagcttcagtttatccattcgccagattcgtatttgatgcctaaatcgatatttttcgacccgctgtcttcgccctctctgcctgacatctgctagcctgatatctacaactatcttttccacagaaactctgcctattctcacgaaactttgaaaaacattaagagcagcactctaagcaacattagcctgtgtgatttctaaaatggtgacaatcaaaaaaaagaacaaagttgactgcgatggccgacgcttcaaggataggtggatattggactatttcttcaataaaacacgcaacaacggtgtctgcctcatttgcaaagagacagtcgctgttttcaaagagttcgatgtgcgcgataataacaagacacgctgacatgtacgacaacattacaggaaagatacgcagcgagaaattatagcaacttgaagctagcacagcagcagtatttcgcaagagcccgagtgtcgaaagagaacgccacaaagacgagactgttgaaattatgtattaaaaaaattaataataaagcaaatgtgacacacagaagggcttgctaacatttctttaaatgtattgttctacgtaaatcagcccaggtagccccccacatttttactacaccaaatcaggccccctttgcaaaaagtttggacacccctgtttaaccgatgatccgtagacgaggcaagcttctttcacttgttaccaactaaatattattcaaaaaataaagatggtggaacaaacaagcatcttgaatttgaaactgtatgttgtcggcgattagcctagcaatgatcttaattgtggttgtcagccccaaaccctctaaatatagattaaatgcattttaccagatataaaatgattactacataatctgtggtagtcgtttggagcccagttttctcgtcgaattgcagcagtccatctcgctctactctccgggtctctcggaatacagtaaaacttccaagtctctccatctatcttctctgtttttgcaactgaccgccacacactccttcaccattttgattattaatgttaacgagcagaaaaacacgccataataggaggaatttgcgAAGcggtaatgcattaacatgacgagtatacggacaacatggcgcgggggcgtggctgtgacgtcacgcgagtagggtctataggtcgCACTGCTGTATAACTAATAGTAGTACATGTGGTTGAGGTTGCGGtttgcatccactagatggaacGGAAATAAAGGGAATGCCTTACATTGTGGAAAATATGACATAAAAATAGCAattcaaaaaaatacatataaaattaaaaataaaacatttatcaAAAAAATTGGGAGTATTTTAATTGATCACCCCCTCAATTCAATACAGGTATTTGAGGGAATACAGTAAATGTGGTAACAATGTTTTCTCCTACCTTTCCTGGTGTCCCACGAGACACATGTCCTTGAACG includes:
- the adgrg1 gene encoding adhesion G-protein coupled receptor G1, whose protein sequence is MGAPLAKGLSIVIFLLSKVSCDRNLHFCGTWRHGAYPLSLNFNISLGCGQIGVAANESSLTVHGQIAAQCRRSGVYVLNHRGLNKDGVTDFCLYWEPLQDQLKLQVGKRNLTLCWPSATPNSCCTYMSYTSNAPEAVYGIANGRLEGDVITRKTLTAYKFIGTEVKCATFCPDWTHGHAQVNMADRTPGEPLCTLSSEVELKDDFNGVNIDSSSVEGVTPESATTIHLPPALKQAAKNNSKVVYTFFKNNSMFQEDLKEVKVLDSVVEISIENEVIQNLPEPIRIGFHHDVIPKTRSRTCVSWDTRKDPMKVKWLKEGCRTQQKGAKHTECLCDHLTYFTVLVQLEPRPVRHLVALTAITCLGCAVSFISGIALIVFLCRRRRTKDPATPIHLGLAVSLTFLHLLFFFTGILANAGGQDLCVLVGAGLHYALLSAFSWMGIEVFHTFWLVYVVFRPAPNICVWNLLGFVLPAVPVIILAGVGDIYGLREVVPSEDQENPFKMCWMKLNPTALLAHHLTNTTVLAMLVSAGLVMLMLVYREIRNRDEWRNNRVAFLSIWGLSCLFGTTWGLAFFDFGPFSDFFLFLSCILNSFQGFLLMLRFFMLDWMRKHAVRMKESPAKVCRLPASQSTMSQEPLEPLCPTS